In the Natrinema amylolyticum genome, one interval contains:
- a CDS encoding DUF7504 family protein produces MEPSTPAAIDPPANVLLVHSRREASAACEELCRDGGGTAHLTVTFADEEPDPPDAETVDGKHGLLTVGSGPTDDTESVPDFTDPVATDSVADPTDLSEIGVAISRFCKQWAEAGDDITVCFDSLDALLRHASPDDVFQFAHVLTNRLSSVGAHTHCHFDPTRHEDRVVSTFGSIFDAVVADPDDDDADDGDADDDDTDDSNGEATDEDVASLLAEWDEEPTTELASDPEPVSEATDEEIARTLGK; encoded by the coding sequence ATGGAACCGAGTACGCCAGCCGCGATCGATCCGCCAGCGAACGTCCTGCTCGTCCACTCGAGGCGCGAGGCGTCCGCCGCCTGCGAGGAGCTGTGTCGCGACGGCGGCGGCACGGCGCATCTGACGGTGACGTTCGCGGACGAGGAACCCGACCCGCCCGACGCGGAGACGGTCGACGGGAAACACGGGCTGCTCACCGTCGGTAGTGGTCCGACTGACGACACCGAGTCTGTACCGGACTTCACCGACCCGGTCGCCACCGACTCGGTGGCCGACCCGACCGACCTCTCGGAGATCGGCGTCGCCATCAGCCGGTTCTGCAAACAGTGGGCCGAAGCGGGCGACGACATCACGGTCTGTTTCGACTCGCTCGACGCGCTACTCCGACACGCCTCGCCGGACGACGTCTTCCAGTTCGCACACGTCCTCACGAACCGGCTCTCGAGCGTCGGCGCCCACACCCACTGTCACTTCGATCCGACGCGCCACGAGGATCGGGTCGTCTCCACGTTCGGGTCGATCTTCGACGCGGTCGTCGCCGATCCCGACGACGATGACGCCGACGACGGTGACGCTGACGACGATGATACAGACGATTCGAACGGGGAAGCGACCGACGAAGACGTCGCATCGCTGCTGGCCGAGTGGGACGAGGAGCCGACGACGGAACTCGCGTCCGATCCGGAGCCGGTCTCCGAAGCGACCGACGAGGAGATCGCACGGACGCTCGGGAAGTGA
- a CDS encoding DEAD/DEAH box helicase codes for MSKQVQQVETIFCHETGDDYLVVVERDGKRLFRAKLGLSETSAGPRPAKFRLKEGSSEEPRQPDEFVELARRAKRLRISEQTSAESRRALREMFSGYQLEDKVKTVRTCRYCAGAGRYSPITTETAVKDDNDWICRDCARQELERQLSFSGGGEVSGAAKDRLEDLMMEVQDLERIVNLLKGQLDPDLTKFDTISATTDEVDPVRTDSLSLHPGLQNLLEDRFDTLLPVQSLSVEHGLFDGDDQLVVSATATGKTLVGELAGINRVLNNKGTMLFLVPLVALANQKYEDFQDEYGHLVDVSIRVGASRVADEGERFDPNADVIVGTYEGIDHALRTGKDMGDIGTVVIDEVHTLKEEDRGHRLDGLISRLKYTCEQRAKRRDDYGGAQWIYLSATVGNPEQLTEALEATLIEFEERPVPIERHVTFADGQEKVRVENKLVRREFDSESSKGYRGQTIIFTNSRRRCHEISRKLDYSAAPYHAGLDYKRRKEVERKFGDQELSAVVTTAALAAGVDFPASQVIFDSLAMGIEWLSVQEFHQMLGRAGRPDYHDKGTVYVLVEPDTVYHNSMEMTEDEVAFKLLKGEMESVMTHYDEAAAVEETLANITVGGKAAKALNDRMLGEVPTKHAIGKLLEYDFIDGFEPTPLGQVVTEHFLEPEQAFMLIDGIRKDAHPYELVADLELRDTEL; via the coding sequence GTGTCGAAGCAGGTCCAGCAGGTCGAAACGATATTTTGTCACGAAACGGGTGACGACTATCTCGTCGTCGTCGAACGTGACGGCAAACGGCTGTTCCGCGCGAAACTCGGACTCTCGGAGACCTCGGCCGGCCCCCGCCCCGCGAAGTTCCGGCTCAAAGAGGGCTCGAGCGAAGAGCCGCGCCAGCCCGACGAGTTCGTCGAACTCGCCCGCCGAGCGAAGCGGCTCCGCATCTCCGAACAGACCTCCGCCGAAAGCCGTCGCGCCCTCCGAGAGATGTTCTCGGGCTACCAGCTCGAGGACAAGGTCAAGACCGTCCGGACCTGCCGGTACTGTGCCGGCGCGGGCCGGTACTCGCCGATTACGACCGAAACCGCGGTCAAGGACGACAATGACTGGATCTGCCGGGACTGCGCTCGACAGGAACTCGAGCGCCAGCTCTCCTTTTCGGGCGGGGGCGAGGTGTCGGGTGCCGCGAAGGACCGCTTAGAGGACCTCATGATGGAGGTCCAGGACTTGGAACGGATCGTCAACCTGCTCAAGGGCCAGCTCGATCCCGATCTGACGAAGTTCGATACCATCTCGGCGACGACCGACGAGGTCGACCCCGTCCGGACCGACTCGCTCTCCCTCCACCCCGGCCTGCAGAACCTGCTCGAGGACCGGTTCGATACCCTGCTGCCGGTCCAGAGCCTCTCCGTCGAGCACGGACTGTTCGACGGCGACGACCAGTTGGTCGTCTCCGCGACGGCGACCGGGAAGACCCTCGTCGGCGAACTGGCCGGGATCAATCGCGTGTTGAACAACAAGGGGACGATGCTCTTTCTCGTCCCCCTGGTCGCGCTGGCCAACCAGAAGTACGAGGACTTTCAGGACGAGTACGGCCACCTCGTCGACGTCTCCATTCGCGTGGGCGCGAGCCGCGTCGCCGACGAAGGCGAGCGGTTCGACCCCAACGCCGACGTCATCGTCGGCACCTACGAGGGAATCGACCACGCCCTGCGAACCGGCAAGGACATGGGCGACATCGGGACCGTCGTCATCGACGAAGTCCACACGTTAAAGGAGGAAGACCGCGGGCACCGTCTCGACGGCCTCATCTCGCGGCTCAAGTACACCTGCGAGCAGCGGGCGAAGCGCCGCGACGATTACGGCGGCGCGCAGTGGATCTACCTCTCCGCGACCGTCGGCAACCCCGAACAGCTCACCGAAGCGCTCGAGGCGACGCTCATCGAGTTCGAGGAGCGCCCGGTACCGATCGAGCGCCACGTCACCTTCGCGGACGGGCAGGAGAAAGTGAGGGTCGAAAACAAGCTCGTCAGACGCGAGTTCGACAGCGAGTCCTCGAAGGGGTATCGCGGTCAGACGATCATCTTCACCAACTCCCGGCGGCGCTGTCACGAGATTTCCCGAAAGCTCGACTACTCGGCCGCGCCCTACCACGCCGGCCTCGACTACAAGCGCCGCAAGGAGGTCGAGCGCAAGTTCGGCGATCAGGAACTCTCCGCGGTCGTCACGACCGCCGCGCTCGCAGCGGGGGTCGACTTCCCCGCCTCGCAGGTCATCTTCGACTCGCTGGCCATGGGGATCGAGTGGCTCTCCGTCCAAGAGTTCCACCAGATGCTCGGCCGCGCGGGCCGGCCGGACTACCACGACAAGGGGACGGTGTACGTCCTCGTCGAACCCGATACGGTCTATCACAACTCAATGGAGATGACCGAGGACGAAGTCGCCTTCAAGTTACTGAAGGGGGAGATGGAGTCGGTGATGACCCACTACGACGAGGCCGCCGCCGTCGAGGAGACGCTCGCGAACATCACCGTCGGCGGCAAGGCCGCCAAGGCGCTCAACGACCGCATGCTCGGCGAGGTCCCCACGAAACACGCCATCGGGAAACTCCTCGAGTACGACTTCATCGACGGCTTCGAACCGACGCCGCTCGGTCAGGTCGTCACCGAACACTTCTTAGAGCCCGAGCAGGCGTTCATGCTCATCGACGGCATTCGGAAGGACGCCCACCCCTACGAGCTGGTCGCGGACCTCGAGCTTCGCGACACCGAACTGTAG
- a CDS encoding methyl-accepting chemotaxis protein: protein MDPNPWEGIPVVRRSYALRFLAALVVIVLIVGLFGGSIYAQTGSELQSDVESQLVTDAQQDADRLDIWFRSTERYLGSLPRSVAFRSDDRIAITDSLHRMNDRTAFEGAYYVDSETGDVQANAGTNAVLTDDGRLSEVVNDRLSTVVADDSQVVFSEAFETADGRPAMLAVSQVPGESDHVVVGLVDLESLSRYMIGTDETDEVIVTDGAGTVVLAEDRSLLLRDDVLEPAAVSNETGTTSIEGDGDETVVGYAAVGNEDWTLTTRVPASQAYSLQSTISNWILAMLAVTFGGMVVLGLTVGRNTAGELRSLSERAAAIEDGKLDEPVESDRHDELGDLHRSIDRMRRSLRDRLQEAETARAEAERARSESERFSRRLERTADEYGETMRACADGDLTRRLEADADSEAMETVAAAFNAMMDDIEATVAAARAFADAVDDAAESTADGVVEVRSASEQVTTSVQQIADGAERQSDQLAAISDEINELSTTTEQIAATSSQVATLAEQTATTSADARQSARRAIDGMNAIEREADNAVAEVARLEEEIAAIDDLLEFIGDVTKETNMLALNASIEAARSSSEDAEFTAVADQVKSLATETQEAATDIERRLEQVSEQTAAVATVVRGTNERIADHRSAVESSVAALEEISAYAEETNDGVQEISAATQQQAGATQEVVTMTDDVTAISEETSAEAETVAAAAEEQTSSLVEVSHTATSLSDRARDLSDALSSFEVASEPTEAVAIGTLGESQHELPAADDYEVDSAATESPDEPSADGEFDWQKPQ from the coding sequence ATGGATCCGAATCCGTGGGAGGGTATTCCGGTCGTTCGTCGCAGCTACGCGTTGCGGTTTCTCGCTGCGCTCGTCGTCATCGTCCTCATCGTGGGGCTGTTCGGCGGCAGTATATATGCACAGACCGGTTCCGAACTCCAGTCCGATGTCGAATCGCAACTCGTCACCGATGCACAGCAGGACGCGGACCGCCTCGATATCTGGTTTCGGTCGACCGAACGGTATCTCGGATCGCTGCCCCGTTCGGTCGCCTTTCGCAGCGACGATCGGATCGCGATCACCGACTCCTTGCACCGGATGAACGACCGGACCGCGTTCGAGGGCGCGTACTACGTCGACTCCGAGACGGGCGATGTCCAGGCCAACGCCGGCACGAACGCGGTCCTCACCGACGATGGCCGTCTGAGTGAGGTGGTCAACGATCGTCTCTCGACGGTGGTCGCGGACGACTCACAGGTCGTCTTCTCCGAGGCGTTCGAAACCGCGGACGGCCGCCCCGCGATGCTCGCCGTCAGTCAGGTCCCCGGGGAGTCGGATCACGTCGTCGTCGGACTGGTCGATCTCGAGTCGCTGTCCCGGTACATGATCGGCACCGACGAGACCGACGAGGTGATCGTCACCGACGGGGCCGGCACGGTCGTCCTCGCCGAGGATCGCTCGCTGCTCCTCCGAGACGACGTCCTCGAGCCCGCGGCCGTCTCGAACGAAACGGGGACGACGTCGATCGAGGGAGACGGCGACGAGACCGTCGTCGGCTACGCGGCGGTCGGCAACGAGGACTGGACGCTGACGACCCGCGTGCCCGCGTCGCAGGCCTACTCGCTCCAGTCGACGATTTCGAACTGGATCCTCGCGATGCTCGCCGTCACCTTCGGGGGGATGGTCGTACTCGGGCTGACCGTCGGCCGGAACACTGCCGGCGAGTTGCGGTCGCTCTCCGAGCGCGCTGCGGCGATCGAAGACGGCAAACTCGACGAACCGGTCGAATCGGACCGGCACGACGAGCTCGGCGACCTCCACCGATCGATCGACCGGATGCGGCGCTCGCTTCGCGACCGCCTTCAGGAGGCGGAGACGGCCCGCGCCGAGGCCGAGCGGGCCCGCTCCGAGTCCGAGCGGTTCTCCCGGCGACTCGAGCGGACGGCCGACGAGTACGGCGAGACGATGCGCGCCTGCGCCGACGGCGATCTCACGCGGCGGCTCGAGGCGGACGCCGACAGCGAGGCCATGGAAACGGTGGCCGCGGCGTTCAACGCGATGATGGACGACATCGAAGCGACGGTGGCCGCGGCGCGAGCGTTCGCCGACGCGGTCGACGACGCGGCCGAATCGACGGCCGACGGGGTCGTCGAAGTCCGATCCGCGTCCGAACAGGTGACGACGTCCGTTCAACAGATCGCCGACGGGGCCGAGCGCCAGAGCGACCAGCTCGCTGCGATCAGTGACGAAATCAACGAACTCTCGACGACGACCGAACAGATCGCCGCGACGTCGTCGCAGGTCGCGACCCTCGCGGAGCAGACTGCCACCACGAGCGCGGACGCCCGCCAATCCGCCCGCCGTGCGATCGACGGCATGAACGCCATCGAGCGAGAGGCCGACAACGCCGTCGCGGAGGTGGCCCGACTCGAGGAGGAAATCGCCGCGATCGACGACCTCCTCGAGTTCATCGGCGACGTGACCAAGGAGACGAACATGCTCGCGCTCAACGCGAGTATCGAGGCCGCGCGCTCGAGTTCGGAGGACGCGGAGTTCACGGCGGTCGCCGATCAGGTCAAGTCCCTCGCCACGGAGACCCAGGAGGCCGCCACCGACATCGAGCGTCGCCTCGAGCAGGTCAGCGAGCAGACGGCGGCGGTCGCGACCGTGGTCCGCGGAACGAACGAGCGGATCGCCGACCACCGGAGTGCGGTCGAGTCGTCGGTCGCGGCCCTCGAGGAGATTTCGGCGTACGCCGAGGAGACGAACGACGGGGTACAGGAGATCTCGGCGGCGACCCAACAGCAGGCCGGCGCGACTCAGGAGGTAGTGACGATGACCGACGACGTGACGGCGATCAGCGAGGAGACCAGCGCCGAGGCGGAGACGGTCGCGGCGGCCGCCGAAGAACAGACCTCGTCGCTCGTCGAGGTCTCCCACACCGCGACGTCGCTCTCCGACCGCGCGCGGGACCTCTCCGACGCGCTCTCGTCGTTCGAGGTCGCCTCCGAGCCGACCGAGGCCGTGGCGATCGGTACGCTGGGTGAGTCCCAGCACGAACTGCCCGCGGCCGACGATTACGAGGTCGATTCGGCGGCGACCGAGAGCCCGGACGAACCGTCCGCTGACGGCGAATTCGACTGGCAGAAACCGCAGTAA
- a CDS encoding ABC transporter substrate-binding protein: MSDELRVTRRTVLRTGGAVAGGSVLAGCTGGGNGDGGNGNGNGNGNGGDAGGPYSVSMQPVGEIEFESVPQTWAAGTADWADMGIALGQEPPAALYLTRRLHTGYYEDIPDVSVDPDEIDSLWDDELTREEFLSLAEDVDLFVMDPKFLKGRAGWSDDDIEQIETTGTPFFGNSITSRDYSWHQNYDYLTMYEAFEKLAEVFQEQERYDEFETLHDDFQSELENVVPSSDRPEAAVLYPQIEDDSFLPYVIDESTSYKHLRDLGVEDALANSDVEDFHATRGGIDYETLLEVDPEYILLRTEQYLTEEEFQQNFVEPMENHNVGQELTAVQNGNISKTLPFYQGPIINLVATQRLAQQLYGVEDALFDPQQVSDIVNGDF, translated from the coding sequence ATGAGTGATGAACTTCGCGTGACGAGACGGACCGTTCTTCGAACCGGTGGCGCCGTCGCCGGCGGTAGCGTACTGGCCGGCTGTACGGGTGGCGGCAACGGAGACGGCGGGAACGGGAACGGAAATGGGAACGGAAACGGCGGCGACGCCGGTGGCCCGTACTCGGTCTCGATGCAGCCGGTCGGCGAGATCGAGTTCGAGTCGGTCCCCCAGACGTGGGCCGCCGGCACCGCGGATTGGGCCGACATGGGGATCGCACTGGGTCAGGAGCCGCCGGCGGCCCTCTATCTCACGCGGCGGCTCCATACGGGGTACTACGAAGACATTCCCGACGTGAGCGTCGATCCGGACGAGATCGATTCGCTCTGGGACGACGAGCTGACGCGCGAAGAGTTCCTGAGCCTTGCCGAAGACGTAGATCTCTTCGTCATGGATCCGAAATTCCTCAAGGGACGAGCCGGCTGGAGCGACGACGACATCGAACAGATCGAAACGACGGGGACGCCGTTCTTCGGGAACAGTATCACCTCTCGGGACTACTCGTGGCATCAGAACTACGACTACCTCACGATGTACGAGGCCTTCGAGAAACTCGCCGAAGTCTTTCAGGAACAGGAGCGCTACGACGAGTTCGAGACGCTGCATGACGACTTCCAGTCGGAACTCGAGAACGTCGTTCCCTCGAGCGACCGACCTGAGGCTGCAGTCCTGTACCCGCAGATAGAGGACGACTCGTTCCTCCCCTACGTCATCGACGAGTCGACGAGTTACAAACACCTGCGGGACCTCGGAGTCGAGGACGCGCTCGCGAACTCCGACGTCGAGGACTTCCACGCCACTCGCGGCGGGATCGACTACGAGACGCTCCTCGAGGTCGATCCGGAGTACATCCTGCTTCGCACCGAGCAATACCTCACCGAGGAGGAGTTCCAGCAGAACTTCGTCGAACCGATGGAAAACCACAACGTCGGCCAGGAACTGACGGCCGTCCAGAACGGCAACATCTCCAAGACGCTCCCGTTCTATCAGGGCCCGATCATTAACCTCGTCGCCACTCAGCGGCTGGCCCAGCAGCTCTACGGCGTCGAGGATGCCCTGTTCGACCCGCAGCAAGTCAGCGACATCGTCAACGGCGACTTCTGA
- a CDS encoding ABC transporter ATP-binding protein, whose amino-acid sequence MARTQRDTDREQTRITDDNGDEVESALVGDGLELSYPSSEETIVDCERLDIPEGAVTALVGPNGSGKSTLLKALSNHLQPDVGTVRIHDEDLDSFSQTELAREMGVLSQENDSLGSIAVEDLVYHGRYPHRGFFDSVSEEDHRAVERAIDLAGIEHIRHTELGQLSGGQKQLAWIAMVLAQDTDVLLLDEPTTFLDVHHQFRVLETIRQLNEEKGVTVAVILHDISQAARFADYLVAMCDGELYDWGPPEEVVTEQLLADVFGVEATVEYEPELQVLPKRALPER is encoded by the coding sequence ATGGCACGTACACAGCGAGACACCGACCGAGAACAGACCCGGATCACCGACGACAACGGAGACGAAGTCGAGAGCGCACTGGTCGGCGACGGTCTCGAGCTCAGTTATCCCTCGAGCGAGGAGACTATCGTCGACTGTGAGCGCCTCGATATCCCCGAAGGGGCGGTCACCGCCCTCGTCGGCCCGAACGGAAGCGGGAAGAGTACCCTCCTCAAAGCGCTCTCGAATCACCTCCAGCCGGACGTCGGCACGGTTCGGATCCACGACGAGGATCTCGACTCGTTCAGCCAGACGGAACTGGCCCGCGAAATGGGCGTCCTCTCCCAAGAGAACGATTCGCTGGGCTCGATCGCGGTCGAAGACCTCGTCTATCACGGTCGCTATCCACATCGAGGATTCTTCGATAGCGTCAGCGAGGAAGACCACCGGGCGGTCGAACGCGCGATCGACCTCGCCGGGATCGAACACATCCGACACACCGAGCTGGGGCAGCTGAGCGGCGGACAGAAACAGCTGGCCTGGATCGCCATGGTCCTCGCACAGGACACGGACGTGCTGTTGCTCGACGAACCGACGACGTTTCTCGACGTTCACCACCAGTTCCGTGTCCTCGAGACGATCCGCCAGTTGAACGAGGAGAAAGGAGTTACCGTGGCCGTCATCCTCCACGACATCTCGCAGGCGGCCCGCTTTGCGGACTATCTGGTTGCGATGTGTGACGGCGAACTGTACGACTGGGGGCCGCCCGAAGAGGTGGTGACCGAACAGTTGCTCGCGGACGTCTTCGGTGTCGAGGCCACCGTCGAGTACGAACCCGAGTTGCAGGTCCTGCCGAAGCGAGCGCTCCCCGAGCGGTGA
- a CDS encoding FecCD family ABC transporter permease yields the protein MGEAQSVGERASAREREGWVTGALVLFCLASTVVTVVAGLIQVSFGEYSMTLIEAWRAVFNPAVIFNLDAWSAFLFGTERPEMSTGSIVVWNLRLPRVFVGIITGATLAVSGAIFQAVTRNELASPFILGVSSGAGFAVLATLVVFSGLAPFLPVIAALGGTIAFGIVYAIAWKGGTSPIRLVLAGVIVNMVFQSLQQGLFFFADDLGVVQTAIAWITGSLTGTGWEEVRIALLPAIISIVIALAGARQLNVLMLGENTARSLGMRVERVRFFLSGVAILAASVAIAVAGVVSFFGLVVPHIVRNTVGGDYRRLMVGCVFAGPALMVTADVGARLALGGPQIPVGVVTGLIGGPYFLYLMRKQQSMGEI from the coding sequence ATGGGAGAAGCGCAGTCGGTCGGCGAGCGCGCGTCCGCTCGTGAGCGGGAGGGATGGGTAACGGGGGCGCTCGTCCTCTTCTGTCTAGCGAGTACGGTCGTTACCGTCGTCGCCGGGCTCATACAGGTGAGTTTCGGGGAGTATTCAATGACGTTGATCGAGGCCTGGAGGGCAGTCTTCAACCCCGCAGTGATCTTCAATCTCGACGCCTGGTCGGCGTTCCTCTTCGGGACCGAGCGGCCGGAGATGAGCACCGGGAGCATCGTCGTCTGGAACCTCCGGCTACCGCGGGTGTTCGTCGGGATCATCACCGGTGCGACGCTCGCGGTCTCTGGCGCGATTTTCCAGGCCGTGACGCGAAACGAACTGGCGAGCCCGTTCATTCTCGGGGTCAGTTCCGGCGCTGGATTCGCCGTTCTGGCGACGCTCGTCGTCTTCAGTGGCCTCGCACCGTTCCTGCCAGTGATCGCCGCTCTGGGCGGGACGATCGCGTTCGGGATCGTCTACGCGATCGCTTGGAAGGGCGGAACGAGCCCCATTCGACTCGTGCTCGCGGGCGTGATCGTCAACATGGTCTTCCAGTCGCTCCAGCAGGGGCTGTTCTTCTTCGCGGACGATCTGGGCGTCGTCCAGACGGCGATCGCCTGGATTACGGGCTCGCTGACGGGGACCGGCTGGGAGGAGGTCCGGATCGCTCTCCTGCCGGCGATCATCTCGATCGTAATCGCACTCGCCGGTGCGCGGCAACTGAACGTCCTGATGCTGGGCGAAAACACCGCCCGGTCGCTCGGGATGCGCGTCGAACGGGTCCGATTTTTCCTCTCGGGCGTCGCTATTCTGGCCGCCAGCGTCGCAATCGCCGTCGCCGGCGTCGTCAGCTTCTTCGGCCTCGTCGTCCCCCACATCGTCCGGAACACGGTCGGCGGCGACTACCGCCGACTGATGGTCGGCTGCGTCTTCGCCGGGCCAGCGCTGATGGTCACGGCCGACGTCGGCGCGCGGCTCGCGCTGGGAGGACCACAGATACCGGTCGGCGTCGTCACCGGACTGATCGGCGGCCCGTACTTCCTCTATCTGATGCGCAAACAACAGTCGATGGGTGAGATATAA
- a CDS encoding cupin domain-containing protein, with the protein MTEPLLRRSDEIEYETVDAADGLEKGVLIADDHGAPTFAIRRFVLEPGAEVPKHTNEVEHEQYVLEGEYTVGIDGEEHTVESGDSLLIPAGTVHWYRNEGDEPGAFICAVPNGDDEIDLLE; encoded by the coding sequence ATGACCGAGCCGCTGCTCCGACGGAGCGACGAAATCGAGTACGAGACGGTCGACGCCGCCGACGGCCTCGAGAAGGGCGTCCTGATCGCCGATGACCACGGCGCGCCGACCTTCGCGATTCGGCGGTTCGTCCTCGAGCCCGGTGCCGAAGTGCCGAAACACACTAACGAAGTCGAACACGAACAGTACGTCCTCGAGGGCGAGTACACGGTCGGAATCGATGGTGAGGAGCACACCGTCGAGTCGGGCGACTCGCTGTTGATCCCGGCCGGGACGGTTCACTGGTACCGCAACGAGGGCGACGAGCCGGGCGCGTTCATCTGTGCGGTTCCCAACGGGGACGACGAGATCGACCTGCTCGAGTGA
- a CDS encoding cold-shock protein, whose product MAKGTVDFFNDTGGYGFIETEDADDDVFFHMEDIGGPDLEEGQDLEFDIEQAPKGPRATNVERL is encoded by the coding sequence ATGGCGAAAGGAACCGTTGATTTCTTCAACGACACTGGCGGCTACGGATTCATCGAGACTGAGGACGCGGACGACGACGTGTTCTTCCACATGGAAGACATCGGCGGCCCGGACCTGGAAGAAGGACAGGACCTCGAGTTCGACATCGAGCAGGCCCCGAAGGGTCCGCGCGCGACGAACGTCGAGCGCCTGTAA
- a CDS encoding Lrp/AsnC family transcriptional regulator translates to MTEYELDAVDREILYALQEEARNLSSSEIADRTDASSSTVRKRIQRLESEGVIKGYSANIDYTKSGYPIRMLLFCTAPIPERGAYIDDLLAISGVVSVQELVTGEQNLLVTIVGENDRDVTPIAQEIADMGLAITDEVLVRSHQSTSFDEFSS, encoded by the coding sequence ATGACGGAGTACGAGCTCGACGCGGTCGACCGAGAGATCCTCTACGCGTTACAGGAGGAGGCGCGAAACCTCTCCTCGAGCGAGATCGCCGACCGGACCGACGCCTCCTCGAGTACAGTCCGCAAGCGCATTCAGCGACTGGAGTCGGAGGGCGTCATCAAGGGCTACAGCGCGAACATCGATTACACGAAGTCTGGCTATCCGATCCGGATGCTGCTCTTCTGTACGGCGCCGATCCCCGAACGGGGAGCATACATCGACGATCTACTCGCGATCTCGGGGGTCGTCTCGGTGCAGGAACTGGTGACCGGCGAGCAGAACCTTCTGGTGACTATCGTCGGCGAGAACGACAGGGACGTCACTCCGATCGCACAGGAGATCGCGGACATGGGACTGGCGATCACCGACGAAGTCCTCGTTCGCAGCCACCAGTCGACGTCGTTCGACGAGTTCTCTTCCTAA